The following nucleotide sequence is from Staphylococcus chromogenes.
ATAACTGGTACGTTCGACAATCGCTTTAATTTGTGATTTTAAGTTCATATGAAGTCCTCCTTTCTATTAAAAATCGTTTCTGTTATTTACTCTGACCAATCTAATGATTCTAAAAATTGATAGACTTCTTCAAAAACGTCCTCTTTTTCTTTATCAATTGTAATCACGTGGCCTGAATTTTTGTACCATGATAAATGCTTTTCATCTGAAGCAGCTTCATTATAAATAACATTAGCTGAATCTGGATTAATCATTTCATCTTGTTCAGCTTGAATGACTAATAAAGGTTCTATCACATCTTCCACATGGTCTCGTACACTTTGAATCGTTTCTTGTAATTCACGCAATGTACTTGTTGGATGGAAAGCTTGCATTTCACGTTCTATTGTCGTTTCATCCTTACCTTCATATTTTTTAAAATTGCGTGCGTATTCTAAAACACCTTCATACATAGAACCTTCTGTTTTAATGTACATCGGAGAACACATGGTTACAATACCCTTCACATCACGATTTAAGCTTAATTTTAAAGCAAAGACGCCTCCAAGTGACAAGCCAGCAACGGCAATTTCATCGTAACCTTTGTCGACTAGATAGTCATATCCATCTAATGCATCTTTGTACCAAACATGTGGACTCGATTTTAAAATCTCTTCAGGTGGTGCTGCATGCCCTTCATAATGCGGCGCATAAGAAGTGTATCCCTTTTTTTGTAGAAAACGGCCAAGTTGTCTTACATCAGAGCTATTTCCCGTAAACCCGTGTAATAATAACACTGCACGCTTACCTTCTTCAAAAAGAAAAGGCTTTGGTAATTGAATTTTCATTCGTTATTCCGTCCTTTCAAGTCACATATAGTTTTATTTTATAGTTTAATAGAATGCCCGACAAATAAAAAAGTCCGACTTATCAACTGTCGGACTTTGTTTTTTCTTATCGGTCGAAAAGGTTCATGCTATTTTTAACGTAAACCGCAAGACTTATAAATTAAAATAACTGATACCTAACATTAATACAAAGAAAATAATTGAAAGTACAATTGTCAATCTATGCAAAAATAAATCTACACCACGTTGCTTTTGTTTACCAAATAACTGTTCGGCTCCACCACTGATGGCACCTGATAAGCCATTACTTTTACCTTCTTGTAATAAAACAACTGTGATGAGTGCGATACAGTCAATAATCAGTAATACAACAAAAAATGTGTGCATCAGATTGTCCTCCATTCATCATATACGAAGGTTATTCTACCATAATTAACCCCTTTTCACAATACATCCCTAGCGATTAAAGGTGGACTTACGTTTAATGCTCACTGTAATCATAAAAATTGCCAAAATAAGTGATCCGATGCTAACCACTATAAATGGAATTAAAGCAAAGAACCCTTTCACATTTAAAATCGCTGCATATAAAATTGGAGGATTGAGTAGCGCATTAAATAATTGTGAGATAAACACAGCGACCATAAACCACCATAAATATGGATGTTGATATTTAATAGCCACCACCCCGGCAGAATAAGCTAATATATATAAAATGCCTGTATACCTTAAACTGTTGTTAATCGCGTTTATCGCATTTTTAGTAGTTTGGTTCCCTGAATGTTCTAGCATGTAACTGATGACGTGTCCATCCACAATAATCACTTGATGAATCACTAAACAAACGGCAAACAAAAATGAAATATAACCAATCAACCTTCCAGTATGTTGGGCACGCACCTCATTGGTCGAATTTTGTTTCATCATATATTTGTGCTCCTTTTTATTTTCACTTGAATTCATTATATCAGTTCAAAGCAGAGTTTGAAATATGCGTCTACACCTCTTTAAATATCGGCAATAAAAAACAGGGTGAGGATAATGTATATCCCCAACCCCGTGTTGAAATTAGCTTCAACTTATTTGTTTAAGTTATAGAAAGCATCTAAACCTTCATATTTAGCTGTTTCGTATAATTCATCTTCAATACGTAATAATTGATTGTATTTTGCAATACGATCTGTACGTGATAATGAACCTGTTTTAATTTGACCTGCGTTTGTAGCCACAGCAATATCAGCAATTGTTGTATCTTCAGTTTCACCTGAACGGTGTGAAACTACTGCAGTGTAGCCTGCTTTTTGTGCCATTTCAATAGCTTCAAAAGTTTCAGTTAATGTACCAATTTGGTTCACTTTAATTAAAATAGAGTTACCGATATGGTTTTGGATACCTTTAGAAAGGATTTCAGTGTTTGTAACGAATAAGTCGTCACCCACAAGTTGAACACGATCACCGATACGTTCAGTTAATAGTTTCCAACCATCCCAGTCATTTTCATCCATACCGTCTTCGATAGTTAAAATTGGGTATTTGTTCACTAACTCTTCTAAGTAGTCCACTTGTTCTTCAGCAGTACGTTTTGCACCTTTTTCACCTTCGAATTTAGTGTAATCATAAACACCATTTTCGTAGAATTCAGAAGACGCACAGTCAAAACCGATAAAGATATCTTTACCTGGTTCATAACCAGCTGTTTTAATAGCTTCAATGATTGTTTCTACACCATCTTCAGTACCTTCAAATTTCGGTGCGAAACCACCTTCATCACCTACTGCAGTTACTAAACCACGAGATTTTAAGATTTTCGCCAATGCATGGAAGACTTCAGCACCCCAACGTAATGCTTCTTTGAAACTTTCTGCACCTACTGGTAAAATCATGAATTCTTGGAATGCAATCGGCGCATCAGAATGAGAACCACCGTTTACGATGTTCATCATTGGTGTTGGTAATACTGTTGAGTTAAATCCACCTAAATATTTGTATAAAGGTTGACCTAAAAAGTCTGCAGCAGCACGTGCAACGGCAATAGATACACCTAAAATAGCGTTTGCACCTAATTTACCTTTGTTTGCTGTACCGTCTAATTGAATCATCATTTTATCGATTGAAACTTGTTCTAAAGCTGAAAACTCGCCTTCGATAATTTCAGGAGCGATAATTTCATTTACATTTTCAACAGCTTTTTCGACACCTTTACCAAGGTAACGATCTTTGTCGCCATCACGTAATTCTACTGCTTCGTGTTCTCCCGTTGAAGCACCTGATGGTACAAGCGCACGTCCAAACGCACCACTTTCTGTTAAAACTTCAACCTCTACTGTTGGGTTCCCACGTGAATCAAGTACTTCGCGAGCGTAAACATCCGTAATAATTGGCATAATATAAAATCTCCTTTTTCATGATTGTATTTAAAACTAACAGCTGAAGAGGATGAGGGATGCGACACGTAGTTTACGTGTGCGTCACTCACTCCTTTCGTCGCTGTCTCCATGAGTTCATCTTCATTATAACTTGTTTTGATATGGACTCAACTATTTTAATGTTTTATTAAACTTTCGCCTGTCATTTCTTCAGGTTGTTGAATATTTAATAAGTCCAGTAACGTTGGAGCAAGGTCGCCTAAACGTCCTGTTTCTCTTAATTCAACGCCCTCTTTTGTTACAATAACAGGCACAGGATTCGTTGTATGTGTTGTCATCGGTTGATCATCATCTGTTAACACTTCATCTGAGTTCCCATGGTCGGCAGTAATAATTGCATGGCCGTCCATTTCTAAGATTTTATCAACGA
It contains:
- the eno gene encoding surface-displayed alpha-enolase codes for the protein MPIITDVYAREVLDSRGNPTVEVEVLTESGAFGRALVPSGASTGEHEAVELRDGDKDRYLGKGVEKAVENVNEIIAPEIIEGEFSALEQVSIDKMMIQLDGTANKGKLGANAILGVSIAVARAAADFLGQPLYKYLGGFNSTVLPTPMMNIVNGGSHSDAPIAFQEFMILPVGAESFKEALRWGAEVFHALAKILKSRGLVTAVGDEGGFAPKFEGTEDGVETIIEAIKTAGYEPGKDIFIGFDCASSEFYENGVYDYTKFEGEKGAKRTAEEQVDYLEELVNKYPILTIEDGMDENDWDGWKLLTERIGDRVQLVGDDLFVTNTEILSKGIQNHIGNSILIKVNQIGTLTETFEAIEMAQKAGYTAVVSHRSGETEDTTIADIAVATNAGQIKTGSLSRTDRIAKYNQLLRIEDELYETAKYEGLDAFYNLNK
- a CDS encoding alpha/beta hydrolase; protein product: MKIQLPKPFLFEEGKRAVLLLHGFTGNSSDVRQLGRFLQKKGYTSYAPHYEGHAAPPEEILKSSPHVWYKDALDGYDYLVDKGYDEIAVAGLSLGGVFALKLSLNRDVKGIVTMCSPMYIKTEGSMYEGVLEYARNFKKYEGKDETTIEREMQAFHPTSTLRELQETIQSVRDHVEDVIEPLLVIQAEQDEMINPDSANVIYNEAASDEKHLSWYKNSGHVITIDKEKEDVFEEVYQFLESLDWSE
- the secG gene encoding preprotein translocase subunit SecG — its product is MHTFFVVLLIIDCIALITVVLLQEGKSNGLSGAISGGAEQLFGKQKQRGVDLFLHRLTIVLSIIFFVLMLGISYFNL